The sequence TTGTTCATGATACACAATAGGATAGCAACATTTGAGAAAATGCAGCATGGGCCTGACATTAAGGAAGCTGAATACGGGCAAGAAGCCATTAATAATCTTTTCAAGCACAAAGAAATTCTCAGGAATGTCCAAAAATCATTCTGAAGTTAGTGCATCATGATCAACGTTTTGGAAATCTAAATACTTAAACACATTATCGATTCTCATTACAAATACACAAATGTATATTGAGACATAAAGTTCGCGTTTCACAACACAAGCAGCAATCGTTAATCAAGCCTCCTAGTTGACTTTCCCTCTCTAACATGCACACTGATGACTATGATCACAGTGTTTCCAATACAACATGGTAAAAAATTGAATGAAGATAAGAAGTAGATCTATCACCTTAAACACAGAATCGTGATCGATCTCAAACTCTTGACGAAGTAAATTAGGTTCAATGTCTGATAATCTCAGTGAATGATCATCTTTTTCATGTTCAGTAACCTCATCCTCTCTTTCCTCGTCATCATTTTCACCATCACTATTGGCATAGCAGTAATCTGATTTGACCTTTTTACTACTCTCAGAAACTGCCTTTTTAGGAACACCAAACACCCTCCTTCCACTCGAGATATCCATATCACAGCCTCCCAATTCACTTTTATCATCCAATTTCTTCAATGATAATTCATACTCCTTAAGAGCAAGATTTGCTTCTTCATCAGCAGCCTCCTTCCTCTTTTTCAACCCTCGCACCTTTGCAAAGAAACATCAAAGGTCATATATCAATTTCATAAATGTACAAAAATTTtatcaacaaaaaaattcaaaaattttaaacagtatCAGCGGATCACTATAATGGGGACAAGATCATCGAAAAAAAAAGATGCGTCAAAATTACCATGAAAGGTAAAGAAAGCACCCCTGAATGGGGCAATTCCTCATCCTCTTCTAATAATTTCCGTGTTTTTTCCTTGGCCTTTATCAACAGATTTGACGTTTTATCCAGATCTGAACCATCTGCcacctcatcatcatcatcactgcTCTCATCACTGCTACTACTTTTGTTCACAGAACTCATTTTCCTAGTCAATTCAGCATGTTTATTAAGTTGCTCAGCAAAAGCTACCCGGGTTCCATCATCTTGGGCTTGCAGACCTCGTTTTAAGATGCGAGTCGCCCACCTTGAGCTGTTTTTGTGTTTTAAAGTCATACGTTCCTGCATTAACAGAAGagtaatgaaataataaatttttctgAAACAAGACTGACCCAGATTGAAAACAATGTTAAATAACCATACGTCAACATAAATTAAATCACCTCAGCTCTTTTAAACTCTTGTTTCACTGTAAGTTCCTTGGCAGCTTGGGGATCCATTTGAATTGCCAGGTCAGCTGCTTTTGTCCTATCTTTTTTCAACAAACGGTGATATGTTTTCGACTTAATCTTTTTAATTCGTTTTGCCTTCAGTTCATGGCGGAAAAGAAGACTACGCATTTTAGCAAGCCGATCCTGATGATCCTTCATATCTTCAATTGACATCTGCAATGTATCACCCCGCACACAATTGCTTAGAGCGATATTCTACTTACATTGTTCTTACTTGAAAAGAGCAGAATAaaagacaaataaaaaaaaataaaagaggaCTGAGGACATATTTGAGGTATAGATGTATTTGTCCTCCATACCTCATTCAGTTCAAGAAGCCTCGCACCATCCTTCTTGTGAGCTTCAACAACCTCATTATGGCTGACCAAGGAAGcaattttcttctcaaaatcaGTTCTAGGTTCAAATTCAGAGGCTATTGCTCCTATAGTTGAAAATCCCAAGTCCATTTCTTCATCAAAATATAAAGTAGGTGCTTCTCTGTTTTTCTTGACTAAAGGATCCCACTTGGTAATATCCTTTTTAGATCGTTCATAAGCAGCCTTTCGCTCCAATCTTTCTTGATCCGCCTTGGCAAGTGGTTCGACAATGGAAACAGACTTATTTTCAATCCGAAGCAGGTTCTTTCTAAGTTTGCTGAAACCCGACTTACCATGCAGTGGTTCCAGAAGGTCCTGAATGCTTAACTGGCCCTTGCCATCAAGAATATCGCGACTAGGATTGAACTCAGACTCTGGATATGCCTCAGACATGATAaaatctttcttcttttttcctgTAAGGGGAAAAACATATTAGAGATACACGTGAATGTACCTATAAAAAACAACTGAATTGCTGAAGTTTACTGGTGGGGTGATTTTAAAACTCGATGAGCATGTGACACACACAGGAAAAAATGTGAAGTTAAAAAACAAAGGTTGCTACAGAATATTATGGGTTTCCAAACAACAAAGTTGgggaaaaattagatttaaattGGGTCGTCAAGAAGTCTTTCGTAAAATGGGTCAGAAGGATGTCTTATCTGTTTATGAACTCACTCCCCTTTTTCCCACTTTCTTGTTGAAGGGGGCTACAGGAGACGGGAGACCACCATATTTGTTCTGAAGCTTATGAAGGAAATCCATCAATTGTACTTCTACATTAATTAAGGAATTTCATTTCATACTAGCAATACAAAAAGTAAACAAGTTCGCCGATCTAGAGACTCCAAATTAGTAAAGAAATACGTACAAGATCCTCAAATTTCGGAGGCGATAACGCTATAAACCAAAAGGCTATGGCATGCCAGACTgaataaattcttaaatttaGTTAAAACTACTTGCGATAACAAATTAGTGAGGGGTGAAAGGTAGACCACTACCTGCAAAAGCATCACTTGGAAGTCCAGTTATCTCTTGTAACATCCTTGCATGTCTTCCATCATCTTCAGCATCCTCACCTTCGTCGGATGCAATGTTCTCATCCTAAGAGTCAACGGTAACAACAAGAGTTCGATAAAAAGTACCCGCACTTGTGCGTGAGTGCCCAACCACGAATGGAAATCGGAGAGATACCTCAAAATCTTCAGGAAGCTCATACTGATAGTTTTCAACGGGGTCATACCGCTTATTCTTCTTCGATTCCTCCTCTGGGATAGCTTCTTCATATTCATACACATCATCACCAACGTCATCATTAAAAGCTATCTCACCTTCATCATCTGAAGAGCCAACCTTGGAAATGCGGCGATCTAGCTCCTTCTGAAATGCATTGGGCAAACGAGGCCCACGCCAATCCCTCTTCTTATTAGCTTTGTCTCTTTTATTCTTACCAAAGCTCGAACCTTTTCTCTTGTTCACAATTTCTCCATCTTTCCTTCGACTACTATAGCTTTCATCCCTGGATTTTCCTTTATTTTCTGCCATTGTTGTGGTCTGATAGAGAACTCGAAGTTGTCAATAGATAACTACAGATAACAACAAAAATTGACACAGCTCGCACACAATCTGCGGATTAATACTAAGACAACATATCGTTAAAAAATTTCCAAACGAGAACATCACTCTTAATCATCGAAttcagaaaataaataaacagcaAAACAAGAGTTGAATGTGAAAATTAATAGAAGACATATTGTGGTCGCTGCAGAACACACAAAACGGAGGGGGGAGGTCGGCTGCTCTGAGAATAGAGAAATCAGTAGAATAAAGAGATGCAGGAGCATATTACCGCCACGGGCGATGGAAGATTGGTCGTGCGTGACGGAGCCGCCGTGATGATGAATCGAACGGAGGAGTGGGCTGGTTACCGATGCCTAATGGTTATCAATTATTGGACCCATATTCTCTAGTTTAACTTAGGCCTGGGCCCCATTCGAATATCCGGTTAAGGACACTGCGAGGATGTTATGGGTTCGTGTCTATACAACTTGGGCCTAACAGGGTATTTAGGTCTGGGCCAAAGGCAAATTAGAGAAAATGGGTCTACATATTTATAAATtcgttaatttttattttatttttattatttttattggatATTTGGCAACTTGCACTCTTTCAATATAAAAATCTTAGC comes from Primulina huaijiensis isolate GDHJ02 chromosome 2, ASM1229523v2, whole genome shotgun sequence and encodes:
- the LOC140971667 gene encoding uncharacterized protein isoform X2 encodes the protein MAENKGKSRDESYSSRRKDGEIVNKRKGSSFGKNKRDKANKKRDWRGPRLPNAFQKELDRRISKVGSSDDEGEIAFNDDVGDDVYEYEEAIPEEESKKNKRYDPVENYQYELPEDFEDENIASDEGEDAEDDGRHARMLQEITGLPSDAFAGKKKKDFIMSEAYPESEFNPSRDILDGKGQLSIQDLLEPLHGKSGFSKLRKNLLRIENKSVSIVEPLAKADQERLERKAAYERSKKDITKWDPLVKKNREAPTLYFDEEMDLGFSTIGAIASEFEPRTDFEKKIASLVSHNEVVEAHKKDGARLLELNEMSIEDMKDHQDRLAKMRSLLFRHELKAKRIKKIKSKTYHRLLKKDRTKAADLAIQMDPQAAKELTVKQEFKRAEERMTLKHKNSSRWATRILKRGLQAQDDGTRVAFAEQLNKHAELTRKMSSVNKSSSSDESSDDDDEVADGSDLDKTSNLLIKAKEKTRKLLEEDEELPHSGVLSLPFMVRGLKKRKEAADEEANLALKEYELSLKKLDDKSELGGCDMDISSGRRVFGVPKKAVSESSKKVKSDYCYANSDGENDDEEREDEVTEHEKDDHSLRLSDIEPNLLRQEFEIDHDSVFKSIEGNVEDPEPKITYDVSYFASDLWKKTKKSSASSNQIEVGNDNIGKSSASVRSLEKDPMVEDDDGDSDADSGGEMVDGILSSGGKSAYELPSQSELIQRAFAGDDVEEYFEKDKAEVLNEENPEPEKPVLLPGWGQWTDIQKKKGLPSWMLEEHETAKKKREEALRKRKDAHLNNVIISEKLDKKAEKLHTKSLPYPYTSKEVFEQSIRMPIGPEFNPVSAIGALNRPEVVKKTGVIIKPIEFKDVNTRERDEKHARSGRKQKKGKDKKMLVKKKTPKV
- the LOC140971667 gene encoding uncharacterized protein isoform X1 — protein: MAENKGKSRDESYSSRRKDGEIVNKRKGSSFGKNKRDKANKKRDWRGPRLPNAFQKELDRRISKVGSSDDEGEIAFNDDVGDDVYEYEEAIPEEESKKNKRYDPVENYQYELPEDFEDENIASDEGEDAEDDGRHARMLQEITGLPSDAFAGKKKKDFIMSEAYPESEFNPSRDILDGKGQLSIQDLLEPLHGKSGFSKLRKNLLRIENKSVSIVEPLAKADQERLERKAAYERSKKDITKWDPLVKKNREAPTLYFDEEMDLGFSTIGAIASEFEPRTDFEKKIASLVSHNEVVEAHKKDGARLLELNEMSIEDMKDHQDRLAKMRSLLFRHELKAKRIKKIKSKTYHRLLKKDRTKAADLAIQMDPQAAKELTVKQEFKRAEERMTLKHKNSSRWATRILKRGLQAQDDGTRVAFAEQLNKHAELTRKMSSVNKSSSSDESSDDDDEVADGSDLDKTSNLLIKAKEKTRKLLEEDEELPHSGVLSLPFMVRGLKKRKEAADEEANLALKEYELSLKKLDDKSELGGCDMDISSGRRVFGVPKKAVSESSKKVKSDYCYANSDGENDDEEREDEVTEHEKDDHSLRLSDIEPNLLRQEFEIDHDSVFKSIEGNVEDPEPKITYDVSYFASDLWKKTKKSSASSNQIEVGNDNIGKSSASVRSLEKDPMVEQDDDGDSDADSGGEMVDGILSSGGKSAYELPSQSELIQRAFAGDDVEEYFEKDKAEVLNEENPEPEKPVLLPGWGQWTDIQKKKGLPSWMLEEHETAKKKREEALRKRKDAHLNNVIISEKLDKKAEKLHTKSLPYPYTSKEVFEQSIRMPIGPEFNPVSAIGALNRPEVVKKTGVIIKPIEFKDVNTRERDEKHARSGRKQKKGKDKKMLVKKKTPKV
- the LOC140971667 gene encoding uncharacterized protein isoform X3, with product MAENKGKSRDESYSSRRKDGEIVNKRKGSSFGKNKRDKANKKRDWRGPRLPNAFQKELDRRISKVGSSDDEGEIAFNDDVGDDVYEYEEAIPEEESKKNKRYDPVENYQYELPEDFEDENIASDEGEDAEDDGRHARMLQEITGLPSDAFAGKKKKDFIMSEAYPESEFNPSRDILDGKGQLSIQDLLEPLHGKSGFSKLRKNLLRIENKSVSIVEPLAKADQERLERKAAYERSKKDITKWDPLVKKNREAPTLYFDEEMDLGFSTIGAIASEFEPRTDFEKKIASLVSHNEVVEAHKKDGARLLELNEMSIEDMKDHQDRLAKMRSLLFRHELKAKRIKKIKSKTYHRLLKKDRTKAADLAIQMDPQAAKELTVKQEFKRAEERMTLKHKNSSRWATRILKRGLQAQDDGTRVAFAEQLNKHAELTRKMSSVNKSSSSDESSDDDDEVADGSDLDKTSNLLIKAKEKTRKLLEEDEELPHSGVLSLPFMVRGLKKRKEAADEEANLALKEYELSLKKLDDKSELGGCDMDISSGRRVFGVPKKAVSESSKKVKSDYCYANSDGENDDEEREDEVTEHEKDDHSLRLSDIEPNLLRQEFEIDHDSVFKSIEGNVEDPEPKITYDVSYFASDLWKKTKKSSASSNQIEVGNDNIGKSSASVRSLEKDPMQDDDGDSDADSGGEMVDGILSSGGKSAYELPSQSELIQRAFAGDDVEEYFEKDKAEVLNEENPEPEKPVLLPGWGQWTDIQKKKGLPSWMLEEHETAKKKREEALRKRKDAHLNNVIISEKLDKKAEKLHTKSLPYPYTSKEVFEQSIRMPIGPEFNPVSAIGALNRPEVVKKTGVIIKPIEFKDVNTRERDEKHARSGRKQKKGKDKKMLVKKKTPKV